TACCTATCGCGCCGTTCATATTCTTAAAAATGTAGATTTGATTGCCGCCGAAGATACGCGTACTTCTTCGGTATTGTTAAAGCACTATCAGATAACCACGCCCATGCGCAGCTACCACAGCTACAATCTGAAAAGAGAAACGCCCCGCTTAATCGCCTTGCTTCAAGAAGGGCAATCTGTTGCTCTGATTTCCGACGCAGGGACGCCTGGCATTTCCGATCCCGGTTTTCACCTGGCGCGCGCCTGCATCGATGCCGGCATTCGCATCGTGCCCATACCCGGCCCTTCTGCTTTTGTGACGGCTTTGGTTGCCTCGGGCCTGCCCAGCCACCGCTTTGTTTTTGAAGGATTTTTACCGCAAAAAAAGGGAAGAAAAACGCGGATTGAACAATTAGGCCAGGAAGAGCGTACGATTGTACTTTACGAATCTCCGCATCGCGTGCAAAAAACCGTCGCGCAGCTTCTAAAAGCGCTGGGCGATAGGCAGGTAGTCATGGCACGCGAATTAACAAAAAAATTTGAAGATTTCTTTCGCGGCACACTAAGCGAATTGGCAGCCCATCTGCAAACCAAAGCCGTTAAAGGAGAAATCGTTTTAATTGTTGAAGGACTTAGTAAAAGGAAAAAGAAAGATGAAGTCAAATAGGGGACTGATACCTGTCTGGCTGGAGAACGGGTTCAGGGCATTACTCGACCCGATGATTAATGTTTTTGTGCGCATGAACATTAATCCCAACTTTTTTACCATCCTGGGCTTGATAATCACCAGTTTGGGCACGGTGGTTTTATTCATTAATCCCTTGTGGATTCACTGGACCGGTTTGCTGATTTTGCTGGGCGGTATGTGCGACATGATCGACGGCAAGCTGGCGCGCACCTCGGGGAAAAGCACAAAGTTCGGCGCTTTATTCGATTCTTCGTTAGATCGCTATTCAGAGGTCATCATGTTTTTCGGCATTGCCGCTTACTACGTCCGTCACGATTCTTACCTGCTTTCCGTAATGACTTTTGCGGCGCTTGGCGGTTCGACCATGGTGAGCTATGTGCGTGCGCGCGCCGAAAGCCTTGGCTTTGAGGCCAAAGTAGGCTGGATGCAACGCGCCGAACGCGTTCTGCTTATCGGGGCGGCGGCTTTATTCAACACCAGCCTGTTTCAGATTCCTTCATTAACCCGACAAATCCATGCCGTAACCTTATTGGATGTGGCCATCTGGATTGTGGCCATCTTCGCCAATATCACAGCCATTCAACGGCTTTATTTTGTTTACAAATTAGATAAATCGAATACACGATAGGAGGTTCTACAATGATTGAACAGATGAAGAATATTAAAATAAGCGATGTCAAAGGAAAAGTCGGCGTA
This sequence is a window from Caldithrix abyssi DSM 13497. Protein-coding genes within it:
- the rsmI gene encoding 16S rRNA (cytidine(1402)-2'-O)-methyltransferase; translation: MELIEKGVLYMVSTPIGNLADITYRAVHILKNVDLIAAEDTRTSSVLLKHYQITTPMRSYHSYNLKRETPRLIALLQEGQSVALISDAGTPGISDPGFHLARACIDAGIRIVPIPGPSAFVTALVASGLPSHRFVFEGFLPQKKGRKTRIEQLGQEERTIVLYESPHRVQKTVAQLLKALGDRQVVMARELTKKFEDFFRGTLSELAAHLQTKAVKGEIVLIVEGLSKRKKKDEVK
- a CDS encoding CDP-alcohol phosphatidyltransferase family protein, with product MKSNRGLIPVWLENGFRALLDPMINVFVRMNINPNFFTILGLIITSLGTVVLFINPLWIHWTGLLILLGGMCDMIDGKLARTSGKSTKFGALFDSSLDRYSEVIMFFGIAAYYVRHDSYLLSVMTFAALGGSTMVSYVRARAESLGFEAKVGWMQRAERVLLIGAAALFNTSLFQIPSLTRQIHAVTLLDVAIWIVAIFANITAIQRLYFVYKLDKSNTR